The Cyprinus carpio isolate SPL01 chromosome B17, ASM1834038v1, whole genome shotgun sequence genome has a window encoding:
- the LOC109072491 gene encoding putative transmembrane protein INAFM2, translated as MPNMERGKPATYTGDKKAKMAAKTNKKWVRLATVFAYVLSVSLAAIILAIYYSLIWSPKSSSTSTNAPARGNGTESNSTQATPIHINATGTNASLAQTAASLSKSAHSQPADLYTYMPSDSQTAAKTPGESSRRGQTGDAQPETRWNERATSLEDDSRQTHSNNRHRKT; from the coding sequence ATGCCCAACATGGAAAGGGGCAAACCAGCCACCTACACGGGCGACAAGAAGGCAAAGATGGCTGCAAAGACCAACAAGAAGTGGGTAAGACTGGCCACGGTGTTCGCCTATGTTTTATCCGTGTCTCTAGCTGCGATCATCCTCGCCATCTACTACAGCCTCATATGGTCACCAAAgtcctcctccacctccaccaaCGCCCCCGCGAGAGGCAACGGAACGGAGAGCAACAGCACGCAGGCGACTCCGATCCACATCAACGCCACCGGCACCAACGCGTCTCTGGCGCAGACGGCCGCGTCCCTCTCCAAAAGCGCGCACTCCCAACCCGCGGATCTCTACACATACATGCCCAGCGACAGCCAGACCGCAGCGAAAACACCAGGAGAGTCCTCCAGGAGAGGCCAGACTGGAGACGCGCAACCGGAGACGCGCTGGAACGAGCGCGCAACGTCGCTTGAGGACGACTCAAGGCAAACTCACTCAAATAACCGGCACAGAAAGACCTAA